The Anas platyrhynchos isolate ZD024472 breed Pekin duck chromosome 1, IASCAAS_PekinDuck_T2T, whole genome shotgun sequence genomic sequence AGAGGAGACGATCCTGTTCCTGGAGTCCCAGCTGGGCCACGAGAGGGAGGCCGTGCGCGTGGCAGCCCTGGGTCTGCTCGGTGCTCTGGCACGCTGTGACGGTCAGTACTGCGGGGTCAGGGCTTGGAGGGCTCTCTTCCGCCCTCTGGGCTGTGCCTCCACGCATGCCTCACTGGACCTCTTGCAGAGCCCGCGATTGCAGAGAAGCTGCCCCAGGTGGTGGAGGCTGTCAAGCGTGTGTGCAGGGACCCCAGCATCCGGGTGAGCTGCTTTGGGAAGGGACTGTGCcgtcggggtcggggtcggggtcggggttGGGGCCGGGGTGGGAGAGAAACCTTTTCCCtcagggcagaggcagagcctgGCAAGGCTGGACTAGAAGGGCTCGGACCCAGGCAGCCATTTCCCCGCTCCTTCGTGTTTAGCGGAGGGAGGGCTGACGGCCAGAGGTGATGCCGCTGCCAGCATGGGCAGGTCCCGGTGTCCCTGTGCTAAGCACACTTGACCCCTGGCAGGTGAGGAGGGCACTTCTGCACTTCATCAGGGAGCTGCTCAGTGCCAAtgcccagagctgctcagcGTGGGACGTTGTGGGCTACATCTTCAGCGAGTTCAGCCAGAGCTCGAGCAGAAGGGTAAGGACAGCGTGCAACATCTTCCCTGGGGAGAtctgctgccaggaggctggCATGGGAGCCTGCTGGGGCCACGCCTGAGCCTTCTGGGGCAGGAACTGAGAGCAAGCGGGGCAGGGGGTTCCCAATGTTGTCTTGCAGGCTGCAGGACTCCTGTCTGCCCAGGAAGCCCAGGAAGAAGGAGGTCTCCAAGGGCTGTGCATGGACGTCCTGGGGTCCCTGGACATCTCTGTGAGAGGGATGGCCAAAGTAAGTcctcctctgtcctgctgctgctgctgctgctcctctcctctcttcaggCCATTTGTTCCTAGTCCCCTTTGCACACCTGAAAGCTCCCCCCCAGCATGCTTGGAAGTGCTCAGGGAGATGCACACCGTCCTCCCCATCTCTGAGCTGAGGCAGAAATGCTGACGGGCTGAATTGTCTCATTGCCTACAGCTCCTGTGGCCGAGGCTGCTGATCTATGTGATGCCAGCCAAGTACACGGGCATGCTGATCCCCCTCTCGCGCTGTCTGCGCGCCCTGGCTGAGAGCAATGAGCTGACAGCAGGGCATGAGCATCACGAGCTGGATCCCGATGTCCTCAACGCCTGCTTGCAAGGTAGGAGTAGCAACTCCCCCAAGGAGCTCTGCTGACCTCGGGGTCTGCGTCCTGCAGGGACGGCAGCGTGGCAGGGCACGGTGTGGCTCGGCATCTCACCcagcatttctttctccccGCAGAGACGACGCTGACTCCGCACAACTTGCTGGCTCGCCTGCTGGTGGTGGCGGGGTCTCCTTTTGCGGGCAGCAAACTccaagctgctgccttgctgctgaTGCAGAGCCTCCACAGCAGGATCCACGCAGCTGTGGGGGCCACGTGGAACAGCGAGattcccctgctgctgcagtacCTCCAAGGTAaagtgctgctggggagggggagagggagggagggcatGGCAAGTCAGCTTCCCAGCATGGCTAAGGGGAATCCCCGCCTGGTGCCCAGAGCTTGTTCTGCTGCCGTTTTGTTTCCCTGCCCGGGAGCCAGCACTGAAGCTGGGGGGAGCAGTCCCACAGCGATCCATTCGTCGCGGCACATGGATGGGGCCCTTCCCATCCCCTTGGACAGCGTGCTGGTCCTGGTGGCACCTccatggccctgctggggcGGTGCTCGTGGGgagggacggacggctgcctcTGGAGCGGGTGCAGCCACCAGCTTCCCTGGGCCAGGCCAGCTTTGCAGCAGCTCTTCTTCTGTGGCTTGGTCCCAAGCGAggtttttgtcttctttctagGAGGAAAGGGGAACATCCCAGACGCTGCTGAGTGGGAGCGCCGTCTGCTTCAGGTACTGCAGCCCTGGGAGGCGTAGCATCTAGAGGTGGCAGGGGTGTTTCCCAGGCGCCCCACTCCTCCTCCTAGAGGAGTCTCTCCTTTCTCACACGGGCCACAGCTCTCGTGGAAGGCCACTCTGGCATGGCCGTGTGCCTTGGCACTGCCTCTTCCTGCTTGTCAAAGGCCAAGAAGCATTCGCTTCCTCTCCTGTTCTCTCCTGCAGTTCCTGAGGGCATCCCTGGAAACCATCGGGGACGACGCCTGGATCAAGCGCCTGAGCTGTGCGCTGAGCCAGTGGCTGGacagctctcccagcagctctggggagaaGGTCGGTTCCCTGCCCGGCTCTCCCCTGGCAGCGCAGCCACGGGGCCCCCGCCCAcgtgcggggctggggctggggctgcaggcggTGCTCTGCCCACGAGGGCTGTCTGCGCTGCTTCCCCGGCCCTTGCCCCCCGCGGCCTTTCCCTCCTCTCGTGCTGAGCGGGGCTGGCGAAAGCCCATCCCTGCGTCCGGGCTCGGCTGCTCCCCGTGCGCTGGCCCCGTTGCAGCACGCCAGGCTGTTGCTGCATCTCGGGCTCGGCTTGTTCCCTTGCAGGCTTTCCTGTACAAGGCTCTTGGGACGACGCTGGCAGCTTGTCAGGAACTGCCACACGTCCAAGAGAACCTGCTGCAGCATCTGACAAGAGCACAACCGGAGGAGCCATCTGAGGCCCAGGTGAGCTTCCCTGCTCTGTCCCTGGGGGAAGGGGCTTCTCCCGGCCCTGCTCCAGGCTCCTCATCGCTGCCCGCCACTGTGGCTGGCCATGACTGAACGGCTGGGCCCGTGCCGAATGTCCCTCGGTCTCTTGTTGCAGGGAATCATTTCTCTCGTCTGCCAAGCCGCCGACAGCCACTTCGGCCTGGTCTTGGAGACACTGACAGCATTTGCTGCCACCTCGTGCAGTGGCCGGGGCTTGAGGGTTTCCAGACGCAGGAAGGTGAGGCATTTGGGGTTTCCCTCCCTGGCTGTCTTCCACCTGCTTTTCATCGTGGGCTGTGGGGGGCCATGGGGCGGACGTCTCACAGCATCTCTTGCAACGCAGACGACCCAGGCCAGCAGGAGAGCTGAGGCCACTTGCAGTGCTGTCATGCTCGCCCACAGCAGCATGGCACTGCGTGCCTCCAAGGAACAACTGCTCGCCCACGTGGAGGCAGACATCGCGGGCAAcatcctgctgctctccatctCCAGCAGCCAGGTGAGAGCTCGGGGCGTgcaggggcagggctgctgggtGCAATCCCAGCTCCAAGCCCTCCGTGCTAGGGCATCCTGAGCCGGGCCGTCTCTTTCCAAAGGTCCCCCGAGGAATGGTTTGTCCCAGCAGGAAGATGCAAGCCCTTCCCCTAGATTTCCCCCGTGTGCACATGTTCCTCTCGCAGCCTGTGGCCCTTCCTCCAGTTCCaagggttttcttcttctctcctggGCCCCAGAACTTGCAGACCAATCTTGCTGTGGCGCAGAGCATCCTTGAGGTCGGCTGTGCCATCCAAGCTGTGGGGAACTTGGGCAGCTTCCATCCTGTCCTGAAGCACAAGCTGCTGCTGATCCTGCAGGTGAGTGCCCAGAGCCAGGGCTGTCTTGCAGGGGAGTTTGGGGCCATGCCAGGAGGCAGGAAGGTCTCCCTCAGCTGCGTGGGAGCTCCTGAGCGCTGCAGCCAGTGTCTGGCAGGAGTGCCCGTCCCCGGGCAGGGTGTGAGAGCTCTCCTGTGCCCAATGCCCACTTGGCAACTTTCTCTTGCAGAACTTGATGAAGACGACTCTCTGGGACTTCCCGGCAGCGTCCCTGCACCTGAAGGTGATTCTGGCCCTGGAGCAGTGGAGGTAAGAGTGAGGAGCTGCGGGGGCTGTGAGGCGGGATGACGTTCCTCCTGTTGGGGAGCTCCCAAagagcagcactccctgccacAGCCTAGGCTGCTTGCATTTGGGGCTGTCGATGAGGACAAGCCCAGATGCCACGTGACCCTCTCTGGAGAGCGCTAGGAACTAACTcctctttgtttgtttccccttgCCAGCAAGCTGGAGATCTCGTTCAGCAGCAAGGAAATTTGCAGCCTGCTGTCTGACTGCTGCCGGGCCATCCTGCCACTTCCCTCAGCGGCTGAGCAGCTTGGGAAGATCAGGAACGCAGAGCAGGCAGTACTGCAGCTCCAGGTAACTTActgtcccttcccagcacaagctgtgtgctggcagcagccgtGATCCTGCATCTCCGTCCCTCTCCTGCGCTTTcagtccctgcacatggccacGAAGGCTCTGGGCCGGCTCATGGCAGTCCTGCTGAAGACAAAGCCAAGCCCTGTCCACTTTGTAGACATCGCCGAGGTGAGTATCCATGGGGTGCTGGGGCAAGCGTCCCTCctgtcagcagtggggcccctGGGGAATTAGCAGAGGAGCAGGAACCTCCTGCTGCCATGCCAGGTGACTGTGAGCTCGGGGAGGCCAAGAAGTGGGCCCTGCACGGGGGAAGCCAAGAGGCAGTccctggctggctgcagcagggagctggctgcagcagggagctggctgcagggaaaagCTCCTGGGTGGGAGCAGGTGCGTCTGAAGAGAGTGGGGCAGTGCCGCAGGGCAGGCCCTCAGGGCAAGTgccaggaagggagggaaatggAAAGGGATGGCGGGAAGGGAAAGATGCCCCTTGgcagccagagctgctctgccccaggtGCTGTGGTTCTGGCTCTCCTCGGACAAGCCGTGGGTGTGCAAGAGGGCCCTGCAGGTCTgcacccagctgctggaggactgcagAGATGGAGTGGCTTTTCAGGTGAGGAAGGATGCCCAGCGTGTGCTCCCAGCTGCAAGGGGGCCTGGcagggcagctctgcccagctgtGCACGGGCTGTCGGGTCCCCCAGTGCCCAGCCCCACTCTGCCCAGTCCTGGCCTGAGCAGGGCGCGGGTGGGAGACGCAAGGGAGTGCTGGGGCCACCTGCAGCCCTTGTTCTTCCTCTCGCCTCTGCAGACAAGAGGTGCCTACCTGCCGTTTGGCGCCTTGGCGGGATTGCTGGGGCCTCTGACCTGTGAGCCCACAAGCAGCTCCCGCCAGCTGGCCGCTGCCTGCCTCAGCTCCCTTCTCCACATCCAAGGTGAGTGTGAGTAGAGCAGGCGCCTGCCGGCCCTCTGCCCCGCCTGGCCCTAGCGGGATCCCCCGCGGGGGCTGGGCCCTGCCGCcaggagggaaaggagaggcaCGGTGCTCGGCTGctgtcctgtccccagcctgtTCGTCCTCCACCTCCCCAGCCACCTGGGGAGGGATCCTGGCAGAGGGCCACCCAGTGCCACCTGCCAGCAGCgtttcctgcagctgggggcacTCAGAACCTGGCAAGAGCCATCCCGCTGCAGCGAGTTCAAGACTGACTCCCCTGGCCTTCAGCAAAGGCTGGGAAGGTGCCCTAAGTGGGACTCCCCTTTTCTCCCCGTGCTCGTTCCAGCCAAGGCCACGAACAGGCTGTTGCAGACAGACGACCCTGCGAGCTTGTGTGAGGGGCTGAGTGCTCGCAGCGACGCCTCTCAGCAGCTCCAGACCTCCATCCACATCGCAGAGGTAAGGAGTGCCCTCAAGCTTGCCTGATGTTCTGAAGAGCTGGAGCGGAGCCAGGCTCTCGATCTCTCCTGGTTCTTGCATCTTTCCAGATGGTTTGCAAAAACGTCCCCAAAGAACAGGCTGGAGACTTCATGAATGCCATCCAGGAGCCCTTCCGGCATGCCAGAGGAAGCCGCGTgcgtgctgcaggcagctggatgCTCACCTTTCTGGAAACATGGGGAAAGGACATTGGTCCAGACGTAAGAGACCTTTTTCCATGCCTTGGACTTTCTCGCTTTGGCTGTCGCACCACACATCTTGCCGGTTGTGTGCTAAAGAAGCTCTCGGGGCAGAGTCAGGGCTCGGGCAGGGTGCTAGGGGTGAAATTTCGCCTTCGAGCGTGAAAGCATGGCAAGGGAGCAGGCGTGGCTCATGGGCTGAACGTCCATGTTCCCGTGCCAAGACGTTCTTTCTCCCCTGCTTCTTTCAGGTGCGAGGAATCCTCTCCACCCTGCACAGCTGCACAGAGTCCATGCGGGAGCCCTCGTTCATGTCCTTCGTGCACCATGCGGTGCTGATCCTGGCCCGCCATCACGAGAGGCTCACGATGAATGTCATCCTCGAGCAGTTTGTGCCTATGGACAGGTACATGCGCTCCTCCCTTTCCTGCTGGGCTCAGAGAGCCGTAgcttgcctcccctcccctcgggCGATccaagggaagcagcagctccttgtcCTCCAGCCAAATGTCAGAGGTGTGCTTGTACCACTGGGAACAGAGCATACGGGCTCATGGTTGCACATCTCTTGGCAGAAACACACTGGAGCTGTGGAGGACTCTGGGAAGAGACAGCATTGGCCTCAGTGTGCTGAAGCGCTTAGCGAGGAAGCTGAGGAGAGTGGGAGACgacagctcccagcccagctcgtCCAGTGGCAGGCTGCACGCCCAGCAGCCTTCTGCGGAGTCCTTGACTGTACGTTCAGAGGCTTTGTGCCTGCTCCCCCACTGCCAATCTGAGGGCAAGGCGTTGGGTGCCCTTTGCAAGCGTCTCTGGACACTGCCAGGACACTGCTGCAGTGTCTCAGCGGTAGCAGTTGGGGACGGCCAGGACAGCCGCTGCTCCCAGGCTGCAAGGCTGTCCCGGAGACGGGGCGTGCAGGCAGTAGAAGTGCCCCAGGCAGCCagcgggctggggctggtggcaaagCTCTTGTTTAACGGGTGCTTGTCGGGTGCTCTCATTTCCCTGCAGGTCACCCGTGCCATCTCCGAAATGGTGTCCGTGCAGTCCAAAGAGGGGGTCCAGAGcttgcttccctccctcctccctgggctcctgctgcagctcagcaaggCACTGGGGGAAGAGATGCTGTTTGCGCCCCTCAGCCCCTGGAGAGGGCACGCTGAGGATCAGCGGCAAGAGGGCAACGTGTGCAGGtcaggggcaggaggagcagggcaaGGGGGGCTTGAATGGCCTAGCCAAGCATGGGTGTGTGTTTCCTGTCCTGCTTTGTGGCCCAGCTCTGGCCACGGGCAGCTGTGGAGGCTCTGCCGGTGTAATTCCCGGCCTGTCAGGGTGTACCAAGCATTGCACTCAGGCGGTGCTGCCTCACTGGGGAGGTTCGAGTGCTCAGATCAGTTCCcccacaacacaacacaacacaacacaacacaacacaacacaacacaacacaacacaacacaacacaacaggGCACCTTGCCACACAGTTGCTTTTCTGGCCAGCTTTTGCCACAGACTTGGTGGCTACAGAGCGTTGCCTCTGCGCTTCTTTGCCTCTCCCTCCCTCGCTGGAGCTTGGGAGGAGTGAAAAACCAGCTTGTAAAGCTGCTGAGCGTTCTTGCTCTGCTAAGTCTTCCCCTGCGGAACACTGCTCTGATCTGAGACTTCTCTGGCTCTTGCTCTTTCCCAGGCCTTTCTGCGAAACTCTCCTGTCAGTGCTGACCAAATGCGCTGAGAAGAGCTGGCTGACGCCATTCTGGAGGCAGAAAATGTCGGCGCTGCTGGAGAGCCCCTGCACTTATGCTGAGGGCATGTGCCTCCTGACGAGGTGAGAGCCCCAGGGCAGCATCTCGCCTTCCTCTCGGTGGCTGCGCCCAGGGGAACGGCTGCCGGGGCCCGTTCCTGCATGCTCGGGGAGCTctgtgcagggcagagcagcgCCTGTGCTGGAGGAGGGGAAGTCCGCggtggcagcctgcagccttcCCACTTGACCGGGCGTTGCCCCTTGTGCTCTTTGTGCAGTGTCCTGCTCCGTGCCCAGCTCATCTCCCGGGAGCTGATTGAGATCTTCTCCCAGTGGCTGTGCTACCCGTCAGCAAACCTGCAGCTGACGGCCATGGCTTTCTTTGCTGAGGTGAGGCAGTAGGAGGGCAGGGGGGCTCCCCAGGGCTTTTCTGAAAGAGGTTGCTGCTTGGGCTGCCTCTTGCTGTGGGGAGAGATGAGAAGCAAGCGCCCCCATCGAGACTCCTTTGTGCGAAGCCTGCTTGTGTGCTGTGCCTGGGCTGAGGTTGTGTCCTGACTCTCGTGGCTGTGTTGCTCTGTTGCAGCTGATGAAGGAGCCGCCTCTTGAGAAGAGGAACGTCCTGAAGACTCTGCGTGTCTTGGCTGAGAAAGCATACCACCGAAGCAGCACCATCAGGCAGCTGGCAGCGAGAGCTCTGGGCAACGCAGCCGGCAGCGTGCCCATGGAGGTGAGACGGATTTCCCTGCGCTCTGACTGCAGGGATATTCCCCTCCCTAGCAAGACCCCAGGGGAGAGCTGCTTCAAGGGCCTGGACAGAGCGGCAAAGGCAAAAGCAGGGCTCCTTCCTAAGGCCGCGCTCCTTTCCCTCATGCCAGCAGGGCTGCCGAGGGCAAATTGGGTGCCAAATGTCAGAGTCAAAAAGTCTGTGCACGTCTTTGGCTTTGCAGGTGCGGAAGTGCAGGAGACGAGTTGTCCGGGTGCTGCAACAGAGCCTGGCGGGCACTGCCCGTCCCGAGGTGGTTGCAGAAAGCATGCTGGCGCTAGCTGAGCTTGTGAGGGTGCTGCAGGTGGTGAACTTGGGATCGGCCTTTGAAGACATCGCCAGGTCCACCAAGATGTTCTTCGAGTCTGTGAGTGAAGCCAGCTCTTGCTGCCGCTGCTCTGAGAAGcgtggggtgggcaggggcctGCACGCGCCACCTGGATGGCCTCTGCTGGCTGAGTGCCTGCTTCGGCCTCGTTACCCAGCTGACAAACGGCTTTCTGCTTGCAGGAAGAAGAGTACCTTCGCTACTCGGCCTTGCGCCTCTATTCAGTCCTGGCCTCCTCAGCCTCGACCAAGGGGTTGTTCTTTGCCAGAGAAGTGGCAGAAACATGGGTCAGCCTTTTCCTGCACCTCCGGGATCCCGACTTGGCAGTTGCCAGCGTAAGTGCCCTTGCAGCTTGCTCCCAAAGCCCCAGAAAGCTGCGTGGCCAGGGCCGAGGCGTtctgccactgctgcctgctcagcGGCTGCCGGGCGTCTCTGCAGATCCCCCCTAAAAGTGTGCCAGCGAGCCTTGCGCtgtgctgcccagggcagtCTTACCAGCGAGCATCTCAGGCCTCTGGGCCCTTTTGCTGGCCACGCGCCTTCGTGCCTGCCTTTGCCTCCCGGAGCTGGTGCTCCcctgggagcaggcagtggGGAGCAAGCCCACGGATTCGGCCACCAGGCATCAGGACTGGGTTGGGTGCCGGCCGAAGGGATGGAGCAGGTCCCCTCTGCTGCCGCCAGTGCGTTCCCCTGCCAGCGAGTGCCCCTCGGGCAGCCCCCCGCCAgctggagctcagcagcacatGGCTGGCTGAGCTCCCTGGGCAGGTCCCAGACacgctgctggaggaggaatgACGGCACAACTCTCCTCTTCAGATGTGCAAGATCACCTTCAGGCTCTGTGTTCCATTTATGGGGCTGAGGCGGCCACGGGAGATCATCTCTCTGTGCAAGAGGCTGGGTGCACAAGAGCTGCAGGATGCGCTCTGCACTCACCTGGTAAGGAAGCTGTGCTCCAGCGAGACGTCAGGGCCCTGCGGCCCTGCCCGGGCTCCCTCAGGGGAGTGCACGGTGATGCACGTGGGGCTGGCCAGGACTGGGCCATGGCCATCCCTCCTGGCCACCCActgcctctccccttccccctgccccagctggctGAGGGGCAACAGAAGGCATCTTTTTGGACCCCCGTGAACTTGTGCCTTCCTGTCTTGCCCTAGGCCAGATACGCCCCCTCAAAGTTGGAGAGGCTCCGTACCGTAGCCAGGAGAGGCTGCCTAGAGAACGGGCAGAGGCTGCACCCATCGACCTTCGAAATCCTTGGTGAGAGCCCGCACTGGAACTTACCGCTCCCTTTCCTGACCAGAGAGCTGTAGGggcctctgctttctctttcctccGGGCCCTGCCTTTGCAGAACAGGGCAGACACCGTGCTGTGTCCCATGGGCTGAAGATGGGGTAGACAGGGACGCAGGGCTTTTCCTTGCAACCTGCCTCCGAGTTCCTTCAAAAGCTTGAGCAACCATCGGGGAGTGATCTGGAGAAtctggagagcagctccaggGTGGCAGGGGGCACAGCTGCCTGGGCtggctgctcacagctctgTCTGTCTTGTTGCAGCTTTCCAGGGCCCGAGCAGCACTGAGGACGCCCAAGTGTGGAGAAGGCAGACAAGGCCCTCTGTGGCCGTGGCACCCTGTGGACAATAAAACTCTGTACATGTACGTGGTCTCAGCGCTCGCTGTGTCCTTGGGGAAATCCAACTCAACGTGGCCTCCCCTCTGCGGACAAAGGGTCTTTTTCGTAGGGCCAGGGGGGCACGTTGGGGCCTGTGGGGAAAAGCCTGGCAGGATGCACAAATGGGTTCTGAAGGAGCTGGTGGACctcaccatgaggcctcccagGGTTATCCAGCAAACGTCACCGCGATCAGGAGAGGCTGCTGGCAAACGGGAGAAAGCAAACGTCGCCCCTCCAAATTGGTTTCTTCCCTTAAAAAGAAACTGCTTGCCACTCCTGTTCCCAACGTGTCCATTTcgtgaggagcgtagaggacgTATACTACTGTAACCTGGATCTTACCTTTTTCCCCCAGGTTTCACTGAAGAGCCCTTTGCACCCTTTGCACCTTCCAGGAACTCATCTTGGGCATCTTTGGAAAACTGCTCTCCAAAGCAGTTCTCAACATGTGCTTCTGGGatggttttactcgggtgggcagctgagctccaccacaaccgctctctcactccccctcctccaagaggaacagggagaaaagaggATGCAAAGGGCttgagggttgagataaggacggggagatTGCTCAGCAATGATCGTGACAGGCCAAACAGAGTAGGgagacagtcacattcattgcCTACtcctaacaagctagagaagcgagaaacaaaggaaagaaacccaaaatgccatccaccctcttccacctcctccccccaagcggcAGTCTCAcgcaattttctttcttgcaacCTAATTTTAACAGAGTCCTATGACCAGCATGTCTAAGCCTTATGATTAATGTAGTTATCTGAAGTCACCAGCAATTCAGTCCCTCTTCTACAGGACTATACCAAATGCTCCAGATTTTATTCCACTGAGAAATAGTTACTACAATATGTCAAGTACAGTTTCAAAAAACACGTTCAGGTTATATCTTGGTGTCAATCTCAAGTGACTTCCAGTAAACTGGGCTAAATTTTTCCTCTAGTAAGGCAGCATAGACAATTCTGTAGAAATAGTATTCTCTAACACAAAGTGAAATATATTGACAACAAATAGAAATCATCAAGTATttattgtttcattaaaaaaataataaataataataaatatatttcgaATATAaacaagaatataaatatatcgTCGAATATAAAACAAGAGTTGTTAACATTAAGAtgtaatgttgttttttttaggaCTTCTCACCAAAGGTGTAATATTGAGTAGTAAcctgacaacaaatgaaagggaagatgaaagagtaGAAGGTACTTGCATGGCCTTAATTTACGTGGCAATTGACAACAACCACAATCcgcaatgatttctaagtgccttacaccattgaCACTTGAGGCACAAAAACAGGATTCCCATATTAGGTAAGGGGAGTACAATCCCTCTCAAAACACGGGAGTCTGGGGTACACGACTGAGTACTGGAAATCTTAAGACTAGGATGGTCACGtaccagaaaggaaactcacatTTTAGCACTAAACAACTATCTTTAGAGACAGGCtgggaaccacagaatcacagaatttctaggttggaagagacctccaagatcacgtagtccaacctctggtgtaacactaacaagtcctccactaagccgtagccctaagctctacacctaaacatcttttaaagacctccagggatggtgactcaaccactcccctgggcagcccattccaatgcctaacaagccttttggtgaagaagttcttcctgacacccatcctaaacctcccctgatgcaactttagccc encodes the following:
- the LOC140001463 gene encoding protein maestro-like, with amino-acid sequence MCLLTSVLLRAQLISRELIEIFSQWLCYPSANLQLTAMAFFAELMKEPPLEKRNVLKTLRVLAEKAYHRSSTIRQLAARALGNAAGSVPMEVRKCRRRVVRVLQQSLAGTARPEVVAESMLALAELVRVLQVVNLGSAFEDIARSTKMFFESEEEYLRYSALRLYSVLASSASTKGLFFAREVAETWVSLFLHLRDPDLAVASMCKITFRLCVPFMGLRRPREIISLCKRLGAQELQDALCTHLARYAPSKLERLRTVARRGCLENGQRLHPSTFEILAFQGPSSTEDAQVWRRQTRPSVAVAPCGQ
- the LOC140001400 gene encoding maestro heat-like repeat-containing protein family member 2B, with translation MERLRALSGVGCWPRRSRRQGRGRVPGPVPEAAPTSGTVATLLERLQDEEGDRAQTYCELESVLWGDDSCLQCGVVNRLLAEVSWDLTAGQGVTEDTKVAASDVLVALARSHFSFVLAELLAQLNAPGQISKEFVLITVGKLLSTNALQCIPFMRVVLLGLRTVLGQLGSGRILRAACGALEQWAKAVNVYICTWKGCSLPATQKEQLYESLSQVLCSVASTLLDCQEEEDKQAVIGAMTPLMRVLLHKEEHREHVWEQLLWLLHHYRTVQDTSRVTKSLLSFLEALEQAQIPVPKGKCLAISSVVYSKLTADSTEHSQEQKAELSQCILLQARICPEETILFLESQLGHEREAVRVAALGLLGALARCDEPAIAEKLPQVVEAVKRVCRDPSIRVRRALLHFIRELLSANAQSCSAWDVVGYIFSEFSQSSSRRAAGLLSAQEAQEEGGLQGLCMDVLGSLDISVRGMAKLLWPRLLIYVMPAKYTGMLIPLSRCLRALAESNELTAGHEHHELDPDVLNACLQETTLTPHNLLARLLVVAGSPFAGSKLQAAALLLMQSLHSRIHAAVGATWNSEIPLLLQYLQGGKGNIPDAAEWERRLLQFLRASLETIGDDAWIKRLSCALSQWLDSSPSSSGEKAFLYKALGTTLAACQELPHVQENLLQHLTRAQPEEPSEAQGIISLVCQAADSHFGLVLETLTAFAATSCSGRGLRVSRRRKTTQASRRAEATCSAVMLAHSSMALRASKEQLLAHVEADIAGNILLLSISSSQNLQTNLAVAQSILEVGCAIQAVGNLGSFHPVLKHKLLLILQNLMKTTLWDFPAASLHLKVILALEQWSKLEISFSSKEICSLLSDCCRAILPLPSAAEQLGKIRNAEQAVLQLQSLHMATKALGRLMAVLLKTKPSPVHFVDIAEVLWFWLSSDKPWVCKRALQVCTQLLEDCRDGVAFQTRGAYLPFGALAGLLGPLTCEPTSSSRQLAAACLSSLLHIQAKATNRLLQTDDPASLCEGLSARSDASQQLQTSIHIAEMVCKNVPKEQAGDFMNAIQEPFRHARGSRVRAAGSWMLTFLETWGKDIGPDVRGILSTLHSCTESMREPSFMSFVHHAVLILARHHERLTMNVILEQFVPMDRNTLELWRTLGRDSIGLSVLKRLARKLRRVGDDSSQPSSSSGRLHAQQPSAESLTVTRAISEMVSVQSKEGVQSLLPSLLPGLLLQLSKALGEEMLFAPLSPWRGHAEDQRQEGNVCRPFCETLLSVLTKCAEKSWLTPFWRQKMSALLE